The sequence ttcggtcgagtagctcctcaattggcatcacgtggctgagtgcaccccgaaaaatggcaacagcacatggcggctggatggtcacccatccaagtgccggccacgacagcgcttaacatcggaggtctcacgggaaccggtgtatcagctgcggcaaggccgttgccctcgttacggatatggtgtttattttaatcattgacaaaggtcttcttaggcacttgtgggttttattgatgTTCTGAAGAAGgtatagttatctacgccgaaacctgggttaacactaggtgttttgttagcaatcgaggcgggtttttagtttcttaatatattaaccaacgattgctgacgcgctgcgatgttgaacgttcttatattttaataattgtttGACTGTTCACGGGTGCCTTATTAAGCAGTACAGTGTGAAGTACCCCCTACCGTGCACTTCTCATTGGCATGCAGTGCAGATGTAGACGCAGAAGCGGGGCCTAGCTGGTCCGTTAGGTGTGGTAGCGTTCTGGAGACCTTTCACGCTCCTGGCCTGCGCGACAGGTGGTCAACATACGTCTTGCGACTTCCCGCCATCCggcctcgcacacacacacacacacacactcacagtaaCACACACGACCCAACTGGCGCTCCTGGCTACGACCTTCACCTATAGCCGCCAACAACGTCTTACGGGAGGGCCTGTGTATAAAAGTGCGACGATTCCGCCGAACAGCAGTATTCCACTGCAGACCTCAGCGAACGCAGCCGCCGCCACCACCAACGTGAGCCATGATGAAGTACCTGGTAAGTCACTGCGGAGCAGCTGTTAACGGCGATTGTGTTCGGAGAGGTTCCATAGTACATAGATGTAGACTACAGCGAAATGCACGAGGGTATGTAGAGAGCCGAAGATTGGTGAGtgtactggcagttgaccctgaactgcagatacaaaaatggttcaaatggctctgagcactacgggacaacatctgaggtcatcagtcccctagaacttagaactccttaaacctaactaacctaagcacgtcacacacacccatgcccgacgcaggattcgaacctgcaaccgttgcagtcacgcggttccggactgaagcgcctagaaccgctcggccaccacgaccggcgaaCTGCGGATACAAACGCGAAGAAATCCCTTACTGTTCGATTGCACTTTTGGCCACAAATATCTAGAAACTGTAATGATCGTAAAATGTCTAGGAATAACTTTCCGCAGCGACTTAAACTGAAATGACGACATCAGACCAGTTGTAGGAAAAGAAAATTCCAGTCTCAGGGTCGCTTGGACAATATTGTTGATGTTGTTTTCAGTGCAAAAATTACCGAGAGAGGTAcgtagttgttagcacactggactcgcattcgggaggacgacggttcaaacctacgTCCGGccgtgctgatttaggttttcggtgatttccctaaatcgcttcaggcaaatgccagaatggttcctttggacgggcacggccgatctccttccccGTGCTTCCCTTATCCGATGTGTCCAATGAGCTCGCTTTTTGATTCCTTCCCCCAGACCAATCACCTAACCGACCAGTGGGAAGATTTTGATGTGGCTGTTCACACAAGTGTATACTGTGCCAGCCTCTATCCCTCCATAAATATTGCAGCCTGCATCCAATTTGAATATGCTTTCCGTAGTGAAGCTTGGtagttcctttacagtttttaccccccaCCCCACAACAGCTTCCCACCATTATAAAATCGACGACATGGTGTGTCCCATATTCCGTTTCCTGCTTTTACTGGAGCTGTACCATAAATTTTTgtacttcccaattctattcagtatctcaacACCTTCcaaccacctaattttcagcatttgccTCTAACAGCATATttccgaagcttctattctcttgtagaTTGTACTGCTTATCGTCTGCGATTCACTTCCCTATAAGACACACTGCAAACCACGGGTTGTCCAACTCGCGGACCGATTGTGGCCCAAGGAAAGTATCATTGTGGCCCAAGAAGTAAGCATCTATCACAAGGtcgataaaaaaaattaataaaaaaccgTTGATGTAAATCTATCTTAAACTGAATAATTTCAATCTGAAGCTCCTGTCACACGAGGCTATTATCTCATTTTTTTTCTCAGCGGTTATTGTTTTACTGTATTTACTGTATATATTCTCTATTTTATTTCGGTCAacgtcacttattttgctgtccAGATACTAAAAATCGTACCCTGTGCTACCTTTAgtctctcgtttcctaatataattctctaCAATCCATTACCAGCAATCTGCTTACAGtctccttgcaagacactatcaaaaaatggttcaaatggctctaagcactatgggatttaacttctgagctcatcagtcccctagaacttagaactacttaaccgtaactaacctaaggacaccacacacatccatgcccgagtcaggattcgaacctgtgaccggagatgtcacgcggctgcagactgtagcgcctagaacagctcggccacaccggccggcctgcaagacactatccattccgtgatTGTCTATGCTGTGTGAATGTCCAtgctgttgcccgcatctcgtggtcgtgtggcagcgttctcgcttcccacgcccgggttcccgggttcgattcccggcggtcagggattttctctgcctcttgatggctgggtgttgtgtgatgtccttaggttagttaggtttaagtagttctaaggtctaggggactgatgaccatagctgttaagtcccatagtgctcagagccatttgaaccatttttgtccattctgttcaagagATTTGCCAACTCATTTGCCGTCTCCAGAAGAATTAcgccatcggctaacctcaaagctacttacttattctccctgaactttatttcTGTTTCCAAATGTCTTCTTAATTTTCACAACGGCTTGCTCACTGTATAGACTGAATGACATCGGAGATTCGCGACAACCATGTCACTCATAATTCTCAActactactaattatttcagtagTACGATTTCCATACACGTTACAGATAACTTTCCGTTCCTCGTACTTTCTccatgctactttcagaatttcgtaCTCCAGAAGTTTCCTCCAGATCTATGTGAGTTTGTCATTCTTCAGTCTACCTTCTATGACAGTAAAGGGCAGTATTGCctttcgtgttcctacatttcttccgaACCGAATCTAGTCTTTCATTCCTAAGGGAAGATTATCAAAAGTCTTCTAATAGTCTGCCCATTTTTCCATAACTAATTCACGTCAATACCTTGCAACCATCATTTATTAAACTAACGGTTCGATaccacgagagcgtgctgaaaacgaATGCCTCCCATATTGTTTCTGAAAATTCTTAAGCCTCTTTGAATGAAATCGACGTTATCAAGATTCTACATCCTTTCTTCACGtttacatacttatttctcaacagtcACCCTGGAGAAGAACACATATCTTCCAATGACTGACTAATTTGTTCATACCATTACTGTAACAACGCTTTTCTTGCCTttcccagtctacactttataattATCCTCTCTACTgcaacgatcatcagttattttgctgcccaaagagcaaaactcatctactatttcaggtgtctcgtttcctaatttaattccgtcagtatcacctgacttagagtacattccattagaattgttttgcttttgttgatttccatCTTATATCGttatttcaagacgctgtccatttcgtccaactgctcttccaattcctttttcctttgctgtctgtcacagaattacaatgtcatccttaaacctcgaagtttttgtttcATCTCCCTGAACTATAATTTCTGCTCCAAAGTTTTCTATGGTTTTCTTTACcccttgctcgatgtacagattgaataacgtaggggatagactacaactctgTATCATTCCCTCCCATGCCTctctactcttacaactgccgtctggtttctgtaaaaactgtaaacaGCCACCGTCTATTTtatccctgcaaccttcagaatcccGGTCAGCATTGtttacagctttctctaagtctacaaatcctgtaAACGTACTAACTATGATGTATATGTGAAACACCGATCCAATATCTCGACCAGATGAGGTtgcgtaaataaatgaataaaataaaataataggaatTTACGTTTTCGACATGGTAGTTAAGACGTTGACTACCCCTCGTATTCCTCAATGTCTCAACCCATGTCCAGGCGTTCTGTCCCACCTGCTAATCAATGATTCCTATCGTCAGCTATTCTGTGAAGTTCTTCCTCACTTCTCATCACTGGactgatatgattagattagattagattaggttttcGTTCCGTAGATTCGTACTGAGGAGACTCTagtggatgtggaacgtgtcacttttttaaatgctgaaataacaatactaatagtatgagtatatacaatacatcatttgtttctattaaaaatttgtcaatggagtagaaggagttggccactagtaagtctttcaggctccttttaaactgatctttatttgtaactaaattttttatgtttgctggcaaattattgaagatgagtgtttctgagtagtggaccccttcttGACCTAAAGTaactgcttttaagtccttgtgcagatcatgtttgttcctggtattgtatgtataaactgagctgcttgttggaaaaagaaatatattatttaaaacaaatttcattaaggagtaaatatactgagaggccgtTGTTAGTATGTCCAGTTCTTtggagaggtttctacaggacgtccgtgaatttactccacaaataatacgtactacacgcttttggacaCTGAAAACGTTTGTTTGATTTAAGAgtgaccccaaaatattataccatacgacattatggaatgaaagtaggcaaagtatgcaagctttttcatttttatgtcgcctatgtgtgctaacactctaattgcaaatacagatttgttaatgcgtttctgcaattctgtggtgtgctccacccaactgaatttattatcaagctgtaatcccaggaatttaagactgtcaacctcttctatttgctcttctatctgctcttcttcatactttatgcatatgctgggtggaaaactCTTACAGTTTCTGAATTGCATATTGTGAGtcctttcgaagtttaatgtcattgAGTTGGcgttgaaccatttattaatatccatgaaaatatcattagcagatctttctagaactacactcgacatactatttattgaaatacttgtgtcatctgcaaacaaaacgaactctgcttctggcattgtaactgatgagagatcattaatgtacacaagcaatggccctaaaatggatccttgtgggacacaacatgtaatttcttcctattctgAAGATGACTGATGaattaattcactagtcccttgcactgacaccctttgtttcctgttagcgaggtatgacttgaaccatttgtcagcactgcccgtgacaccatagaattctaatttatttaaaaggatgttgtggttcacacaatcaagtgcctttgacaaatcacagaaaatacctgctgcttgtaatttgttatttaatgaattaagtacattttcactgtaggtgtaagtaaccttctcgatatcagaacccttcggaaattcaaactgtgttcttgataatgcgTTATTTGTAGTCAGATGGTTGAGAGGCTGCCTgtgcattactttttctaaaatttttgagaagtgcAGATGTACTGTAAATTCTGGTACAGACGCCCGTGACTCACCGCTGTGGTGTGTTCCTGCTTGCACAGGTCCTCGCCCTGTGCCTGATGGCCGTCGTCTTCGCCACTGAGGAGTCCTCCAGCAAGCAGAAGCGCGGACTGGCGTACGCGGCTGGCCTCGGCTACCCTGGAGTGTATGGAGGACACGCCTACCCCGGATACTACGGATACGGCGGTCTGGGCTACGGCCTGGGATACAACGCTCTGGGGTACCACGGCCTGGGGTACCACGGTCTGGGATACGGGCACCACATCATCTACTGAACACCCACTGGACGTCGAACGCCGAAAGGTCCTGACCTCTGACAGACTGGAGGAGGCCAACCACACCTGGCCTGCTCAATGCAGGTGCCTCTTCGAGATCCTGTGTCTGAGCTTTATAATCCTTGTACAACCACTGTCTAAATAAAACACACTTCACTCTTATTTCACCCACTTTATTTCTATGCACCGTATTAAACTATATACGATGTTTACCTCCAGCCTACTGTGTCCACCATTTATATTATTGAAAGGCTAACCTGGTTCATGGTTGAACGCTAGTCGATAGTCGAAGACAAGGTGAAAAGTATCTGGAGCTTCAGGGTTCAGGAATTTCACTGTCAGCCATCAAAGTCATGGAGTACAGAATGAAATAAAAGCTGAAATGCACAGTTGCTATATTACACCATTCACAAGGGAATGATCGATACTGTCATGTCGAAACCCTCCccgccattttttaaatttttcttgcagAGAAAATAcacctaaatacactactggccattaaaattgctacaccaagaagaaatgcagatgataacatgTGATTATatcttcacgcagtttgggtgcatagatccggagaaataagtacccagaacaaccacctctggccgtaataacggccttcatgcgcccgggcattgagtcaaacagagcttggatggcgtagacaggtacagctgcccatgcagcttcaacacaataccacagttcatcaagagtagtgactggcgtattgtgactaaccagttgctcggccactattgaccagacgttttcaattggtgagagatctggcgaatatgctggccagggcagcagtcgaacattatctgtatccagaaaggcccgtacaggacctgcaacacgtggcCGTGcattatgtagggtttcgcagggattgtatgaagggtagagccatgggtcgtaacacatcaggcatgtgtcgtccactgttcaaagtgccgtcaatgtgaacaagaggtgaccgagacgtgtaaccaatggcaccccatactgtcatgccgggtgatacgccagtacggcaatgacgaatacaagcttctaatgtgcgttcactgcgacgaccgcaaacacagatgcgaccgtaatgatgctgtaaacagaacctgcattcatccgaaaaaatgacgttttgccattcgtgaacgcaggttcgtcgttgagtacaccatcgcagtcgctcctgtctgtgatgcagcgtcaagggtaaccgcagccacggtctccgagctgatagtccatgctgctgcaaacgtcgtcgaactatggttgttgtcttgcaaacgtccccatccgttgactcggggatcgagacgcacgatccgttacagccatgcggataagacgcatgtcatctcgactgctagtgatacgaggccattgagaccaagcacggcgttccgtattaccctcctgaagccaccgattccatattctgctaacagtcattggatctcgatcaacgcgagcagcaatgtcgcgatacgataaactgcaatcgctataggctacaatccgaccttaatcaaagtcggaaacgtgatggtacgcatttctcctccttacccgaggcatcacgacaacgtttcaccaagtaacGCCGTTCaagtgctgtttgcgtatgaggaaacttttctcatgtcagcacgttgtaggtgttgccaccggtgccaacattgttgaatgctctgaagagctaatcacagcatcttcttcctgtcggttaaatttcgcgtctgtagcacgtcatcttcgtcgtgtagcaattttaatggccagtagtgtaagttatcTAAGACGAACTGccagtatttttaattttaatgcaGAAAGTTACAAATGCTGTGTGGTACTAGGAGGCTGAGTGTGTACGCCGCTACAGATGGTGCTGCAGGACTGGATCGAGGCCTTGGATACCTCCGCATGGCATAAACACATCCCACGTCACAATCCGATCTGGGAACAATTTTTCAGAAGAACGACTCCGTTGAATTTTCTCATTTAATGTCAAGACACAAGAAgaggaaaagaaggaaagaag is a genomic window of Schistocerca gregaria isolate iqSchGreg1 chromosome 9, iqSchGreg1.2, whole genome shotgun sequence containing:
- the LOC126291950 gene encoding cuticle protein 6.4-like isoform X8, encoding MMKYLVLALCLMAVVFATEESSSKQKRGLAYAAGLGYPGVYGGHAYPGYYGYGGLGYGLGYNALGYHGLGYHGLGYGHHIIY